TTCCCAGTGTCTGTCTTCCTGAATCCTTTATTTGGTCCCCATCTTAATCTTAACACCCCAGCCTTGTCTACCAGGACTGCTGTGTGACAGTGTGCTGTCTCAGCTGAGTTGGAGACCTTGGCTGCCTGTGTCCTCTGGAATTCAAGCATCTGACCAAAAGGAGCATCTGCTGTGAGGTGAGATGAACCAGATCCCACATTAATTGAGCATATTGCCTAAATCATCACTgactttaaaggaaaaactgacATTAAGGGCTTTGGAAGGGTCCAAGAGCCCAGTCACAAGCACCTCAGATCAAGACCTGTCCTGGGTAAGCATCCTGTGTCATTGGTGGGAGTCAAGGACCTTTCCACTGCATATAGGAAAATAAGAGAAGGGAGAAACAATAAAGAAGACCACAAAAGGACACAAACTGGATAGACAGAGGGTCCTGGAGACAATGCCAAAGACCCAAAGTCTACAGTCCCTAACGTTAACAGGATGCTCCAGGCACAGCTCTGGACAGGGAAACCTGTATTTTTCCCAGGAATGATGTGTGTCCTGAGAACCAGCTCCTGGAGAGGAATGGCTGTGAGCAAGAGCAGGACCACGTATCAGAGCCTGTGTGCCCAGCACTGGGTATTTGGATTGAGTGTATCCTGTGAGTGGGGGGTGCCCATGAGATGAGTGTTTGAGTGTGTGCCTCTGCTGGTGAGCACCAGGCTGGACCAGCCAGTGAGGAGACCCATGGGGATGGTAAAAGGGTGCAGGATGCAGGCAGGGGTGTTGGATGGATATAGAGACTGTGCTGGTGCTTGAGGGACCCAGGAATGTCTATGGCTATCTGTACTTAGGTATTTATAAGTCCTGTTGGGCATGGTTGAAGGCAGCaccttgcccatggcaggttGTATGGCCAAGTCAGGGTGTGTGTGTTGCATCCAGGATAGACACTCAGCTTCAGGGTTGAACCTGCAAATGGGAAAGCAGCAAGAACATCcattgtcatagaatcatagtatcccagactggtttgggttggaaaggaccttaaagatcgttCTAGTCCGTTTAAAGAAAGTCTGTTTTCGTCGTCCACAGCCATGGGTTTCCAGGAGGACATACAAGAAAATGATGAAAAGGCACTTCTTGCTAAAAGACTCCTGGCAGAAGCATGTGAGAAGGAAGGACTGGATGATGGATACTGGCTCCCAAAACTGTCAGAGATACTGGGAGTGAAGTCCAGAGAAGCCCTGAAGCATCTGCAATATGAAGACTACCTTAAGCTGGAGTGCGAAGTACGGTACCCCTGGGAAACAAAGGCACTCCGAAAACTTCTGGAACTAACAGAAAGCAACGCATCTTttgaggagctgcagaaggacCGCTTGAAGATGGTGAAGGAGAGACAAGAAGCAGCCAGGCTAGCCCTGAAGGAGCTGAAAGAAATGCACAAGAGCCGCAGCCACGGCAAGGATGTTATAAGACAGAAAGAGGAGGCTCTGTGGCAAGCCATGGAGATTCCCAGAGAATTCTGGGCAGCACCGCAGGAGTCATTGGTGGATGTGTTGGAGAACAtccagaagcagctggagaagcaggagtCATCTGTGGACAGGGGTGAGAATGTTTCAGACATGGAGGTCCTGAGCCGGGCGTCAGGCGGACTGGCCCTGCAGGGCATTTACAGAACCAGCAGCCTTGCGGATGTGCTGGCAAAGCGAGACCAGCTCATCAGGGTTCCCAGCGGATTCAAGCTTGCCGGTCCAGAGCAAGGGTCACTGCTTGAGAGGAAGGagttctcctcctctgcagcagaagcCACTTTCACCAAGTCCATAGAGCAGCTGGGGTTCAGCATCAGTGTTTCTGCCAAAGCTGGGTTCTGGGGGTTTAATGTTGAAGCTGGTGGAGACTACAGCAGCTCCTCACGGTCAGAGAACACCCACCAGTCCCGCTCTGAGCAGAGCTACATTTGCACCACCAAGTACCAGTACATCCCTCTGGCCTCCTGCTACTTCCAAAAGCATCAGCTTTGCCTGTCAGATGCGGCCCTGCGGGAGCTGCAAGACATTGAGCACCTTTTGAGCATCACCCAGGAAGCAGACAGGCCTAACATGCTGAAGAGCAGGTGCACGAGCTTCTTCAGCAGGTTTGGGTCCCACGTCAACCAGGGTCCCCTCCACTTTGGAGGGATATTCTGGTGGAAAGCATCTACGGAAGGATTCCAAGCTGAGCAGCGGGAAGAGATGAAGCGACAAGTATCTGAAGCACTGAACTGCTACGTGGGGGCCAGCTACAGCGGCTTCAGCGTCAGCGTGGGAGTGGACGTGGACGTTTCAAAATCCAGCTCACAGGCATCTAGCCAGGGAAGAGATAGAAGAAGTGCCCACACAGCAGTTCAGCTCTACGTGACCCACACTGGGGGCCCATCACAGACAGATTCTCTTCCTCAGTGGAAAATGGGGCTTGTAACTAATAACACAACCTGGAGTGTTATCGACCGGGGCTTTCAGCTGATCCCAGTGTGGGATATAATCCAGTTCAATCACTGCAGTGATTTTAAGTCCGTCTATCAAATGAGCAGCAGCCTCAGGGCAGTGTATGAAGAGCTAACGAATCACAGCATCGGCACCATGTTTGGGGATGAACTGGTCAGCGCGGTGGAAGAGGCCAAAGCTTTCATGGAGTTTGTAAAGGCCTGGGAGGTGACGGTGGATGAAAACAAACTGCTCACCCTGATAGATTTCAAACAGAATCTGaatgaaaaaaccaaaaaccacagTGTCTGGATCAACGTGTGCCTGTCGGACAAAGCGCTGCAGGAGTTCCTGGTGAATAGTGTTCTGTTTTGCAAGAGGTCACCTCCAAAAAACATCACCTATATCAAGTCTTTGCTGAGATGCCTCCTGGATCCTCATATCTATTCTGTGAAGGACTTCCCCAGATCTTCCTTTATTATGCAATGGATCTTCCATACTGAGAACATGCTTCCTGAAACTCCCAATGTTTCTGAGCTTGAAGATCTCACCAAGACACTGCTGCAAATGAAGGAGCACATCCAGGAAGTCACCTATGCACCAGAAACCTCCGCATCTGCCATTCATGAAGCAAAGATAAAAGCCACCTTGACTGCAAGCCTATCTGTTTATTCCTTtctccagtttctccaggacAGGGCACAAAAAGACATAGAACTGTTGGTGCTCTTAATTACGACCAGCACAGGATACCAGGTGGAAAGGAGCACTTTTCAGTACCTCCTTGGATATCCAGAAATTAACTTCATgataaatgaaatgcaaatggGGCACAAGGAGTATCTGAATCTGAAGGACCAAGACATTTACAGAGCCCAGgccttcctgctgctgacagGTCTAACCATAACTCCCAAAGATAAAGAGGTGTCCTCCAAGCAGAAAAATGAGCGTTTAGTTTTCATGGAACATCATATGAAAAGCTTATGGTCTTCAGAGATAAAAACTCTCCTGGAAAAGCACAGTGGATTCAAAGACTGGGAGATGTTGGAAAATGACTTGCATTCCTTCATCAATGGGCACTTCGATGACACATGTGATgatctgaagaaaaacagcataatCAAAGACATGGAAGacacttttcaaagaaaagagcCTTCCAATCAGTCCAAATCAGACAGCAGCAAATCCAAAGCAAATCAAGCCATTGCAAACCAAGAGTTCCTCCACTTACTTAAGCGCCTTGGACTAGAAAGTCACTATCCGAAAAAAATGGGGACAGAAGATTTCCACATTATATACAACACATCTTTACACAACAGCCAGCCCAGCAAGGAGAATGAACTACCATTTTACTTCTTGCAAAAGCTTTTAACCGTGGATTATCGGGTGAGGTACCTGACTTGCAAGGACGAGCCCAATGCAGGACTCACACCTGTGccaaaaaacacaaaggaagaGCATGAACCCCCAGATTCCTTTGATGACTTTTTCACTGATTTGGAGGATGAAGCCCATGAATCTGCAACCAGGGAGAGTTGTGTGCACCCCATGGACATCCAGATGGCAATTTTTCATTGTGCTGATGATTTCATGAGACAGTACATTTCAACAAAGCTTGCTTTCTGCCAGtttgctctgcctctcctggtACCAAACCCGTGCACTTCACAGATAGAGTTCCCCCTCTGGTCCCTCAGCCAAATTAAAAAGAGCTGGAAGGGGGTTGAGAAGTCAGGAGAGCAGCCCAGAATTACCAGCTACAAAAACAAACTCATTTATCAGGCAGAGACACCCATTGTGTCCTTCATACGGATTGGCAggtcttcctcctcttccaagTCTCAGATCCTGAATGCTCTGCTGAGCAAACAGAAGCACGACACTTTTTTCCACCGACATTGCAAAGGCAGCACCAAAGACTGTTTGCTGATGAAAGGTGTTGTGGAGATCTCCTGGTACTGTCCCCGAGGCAGTGATGATGACAGCTTTGACTGCTGTGTTGCTTTCTGTAACCTGCGCGGAGATGTGAGGGATCACGACAAACAGCTGCAGTTTTTACAGGAGATGTCGGCTGTGAACGTGGTTCTTGTATCTGAGTCTGATCAGAGTGACAAGAAAGGGATGAAAATTCTACGTGACCTGTGGCAGTCGCAAAGGCCTTTGGTTTGTCTTTTCACTGAGAAAGAGAATGTCACAGCTGGCCGATCTAGCCAAAACATAAGAATAGGTATCAAGAACAGAAATGAAGCAGACTTAATAGGTGAGCTGACAAAAACAATCAGAGATCTCCTGGGAGGATCTAACAAGTTTCTCAGCCTTGATGCTTGCCTGGACAAAGCTCGCAAGCATGGATTCGTAGTTGATGAAGATACAGACGAGTGTGTGACAGctaaagaaaaggcaaaggcCCTGATGAagcttctgaagaaagaaaagttgtttGAGATCAAGTCCCAACTACTGCCTCTTCAAGGAAAACTGTGGTACTCATGGTGCAAAAAGGACAAAGAACTCACTCGCTTGCAGGAAAAGAGGAACAAGAGCATCGAGCATCATCGGAGCCAAATTGAATCAGAGAAGTCAGCAATAAGAAGAAAGCAACTGGATAAAGCCTTCCCCCTCAACGAGCTGATGAGATCAGTCCTTGGCTTTCTTGAATCACAGCCAGCAGATACCAAGAAATACTTCCTGCAGTGGATGAAGGTTTTCATGGATGACCTGTCTTCTGATCGCCTTGatgaactgaaaagaaagtaTCATCAGCTATGGTCTGAAATCCTGGgaataaagaaaagcaatgaaaaaaacaacctgaaatcTCTGATGCTGGTTAAGTTAGAAGCCCTCTCCAATGAAATAAATGATTCGTCCATTGGCCTTGAGCATATTTTGAGAGAGGTAGGGCAGATTTATGAAGCTCTGGAAGCAATGAAGTCAAAGGATAAATGTTTTGTCAAACTACCAGACATTGCAGCTGATCTGATGGTTTCAGGGTATCCCATCGAGCTGATGGATGGTGACGCTTCTTACGTACCACTACGATGGGTTGGAGCAATCTTTGACAGTTTAATTGAGAAGCTGGGGGACAAAAGAgtatttgttctttctgttcttgGCATCCAGAGCACAGGGAAGTCAACCCTGTTGAACGCCATGTTTGGACTTCAGTTTAATGTCAGTGCAGGGAGGTGCACTCGGGGAGCATTTATGCAGCTAATTAAAgtggaggagaagctgcaaCAGGATTTGAACTTTGATTACATGCTCGTTGTTGACACAGAAGGACTTCGTGCCATAGAGATGGCCAATAAACAGTCCCTTAATCATGACAATGAGCTGGCCACCTTCGTCATCGGCATCGGCAACATGACCCTCATCAATATCTTTGGAGAAAACCCTTCAGAAATGCAAGATGTCCTTCAGATTGCTGTGCAAGCTTTTCTGAGGATGAAGCAAGTAAAACTTTCTCCAAGCTGCCTATTTGTCCACCAAAATGTGGGAGAAATCACTGCCAAGGAACAGAACATGGAAGGACAAAGACGTCTGCAAGAAAAGCTGGATGAGATGACCATGATAGCAGCTCAGCAGGAATTCTGTGACATCTCCTGCTTCAGCGATGTCATCCGCTTTGATGTGAACACCCACATTCATTACTTTGCTCACCTGTGGGAAGGAAACCCCCCAATGGCACCACCCAATCCCACCTACAGCCAGAACGTCCAGGAATTAAAGAGCAAAATTCTTCAGGCTGCCAAGAATGAGTCACCAGGCAGCGTGTTGAGGCTCTCCAGCTTGAAAGTTCGTATTAGTGACCTCTGGAATGCTTTATTGAatgaaaacttcattttcagctTCAAGAATTCAGTGGAGATTGCTGCGTACAAGAATCTAGAAACTGCATTTAGTCAGTGGACCTGGAAGCTGAGGAGTCACATCTTAGACGTGCAAATGAAACTAGAGAATAAAGTTCGGAATGGGGAGCTGCAGAAGGTCACCACAGATTACCTTGAAACACTAGTGCAAGAGACAAGTGACGCCATCACAAAAGACATGGAAAAGTatttcagtgaagacagagaCTGTGAGATACTGATCCAGTGGAAAGTCAGCACAGAACGGAAGCTGAAAGAACTAAAAGAGTCTCTTCTTCTTGAAACTAGAAAGAAGTGTGAGAATCTTATTGAACTAAGGAAGAGTCAGTGTAAACTGGATGAAAGGAAGTCAGAATATGAAAATGAGCTCCTGAAAAAGAGCAGGCAGTTGGCTCTGTCTCTAAAAGGGCAGAAATTAAGTGACAAACAACTGAGAGACAACTTTATTTCTCTCTGGGCAATCTGGATTGCTGAagtctcctctgctgctcccctggcagAACAGGTTGATATTGATGTGGAAATAGAAGATGTTCTTCTAGATCACTTTAAGGAGCCTAACTTACATGCACGGATCTGGACATTTCCCAGACACAGAGTATTTTCTGTTGACTTGGAGAAACATATTGCTACGAAAAAACGTTGGCACATTTTTTCTAGGAATGTTGATGATGCTGAGGCGAGCACCATACAGTACATTACGGATAACATCATAGAGTGTGTGAAGGCAAACATTgataggaaggaaaaggagaaaagggattACAGTCGAAGTTTTATTCATGAAATACTAAATGAAGTACAGAAAGGTGTGAATTCTGTCCCTAGCActgcaaaatacagttttaataaaGATTACAGGATTGATATATCACTGTATCTGTGCAGAATGGCAGCAGAAAGGTTTAAAGCCATGCATGCAGCATTCAAAAAAGCCAATGATCCATCTATCTACCTGGAGAGCAAGAGAGaagatttctttaaatgtttccaGATTTCCTGCCAAGGAGCCACTTCTATCACaacatttgctgttttcctgtgtgaGAAGATTGCCCCAGCTCTTCACCAGGCTGTCTATAACAAGACAGCTCTTACCATAGCTCAAGACATGCAGGGGAAAATCTCAGATTTCAATGGCAATAGATCGTCTCTGGAAGTTTGCATCCTGAGATACCTGgcacaagaagaaaattttcagcatttcaagGAGTACCTTAGTTGCCCAGAATACTTTTTAAAGAATTACATTGAGTCACGTGTTAAGACATATTGTTTAGATGGGAACCGGAGGCTGGAGAAGTTTTTAGAGAACTCCCTTACTATCTACTATGAATGCATCCAGTCGGCTGTCTTTACATCAACAAACATTGTCAAggacagaaaagacagaaacgACAAAATCTCTCTTTGGCTGGATGAATTCTGCAGTGCACTCGGGGAGGTGCTGAGCTTGCCCAGAAGTGAGCTGAAGGGCATTGAGCATCAGGAGATAACTGACATAGAGTTCCTGAACAATGCCATGGCAGAAGCACTGGCTCCCCTGAGGGAACAGCTACAGGAAGAGTTTGCGAGTGCTGATATGAGCTCATTTGAAAGGCAGCCTCACACCATCCTGGCTGAACAGTTTtcagggtgctgggagcagtGTCCCTTCTGTGGGGCTGTTTGCACGAACACCATGAGGAATCATGATGGAGACCATCAGCTCATCTTCCATCGCCCGCAAGTTTTGAAGGGATACAGGTGGCATAAAACAGATAATCTGGTCATCGATATTTGTTCTAGTAGTGTTGCAAGTGATTGTTTATTCCTGATTGGTGAAAACACATGGATCCCCTACAAGAGGTACCGGGATGCAGGGCCTCCTTATTCCACTTGGAACATTTCTTCTGACCCATCCATGCAAGCATACTGGAAATGGTTTGTGTCTCATTTCAGGACAGAGCTAGAAAAACAGTACAATGGAAAATTTCATGGCAAAGGAGAAATCCCTGCTTCGTGGCAGAAAATTACAAAGCAGGAAGCACTTAATGAACTAGAGAAGCTTTAGGCCAAGTCAAGATGAATGAAGAACCACAACTGCTCTGCATTTTAGAAGAATGTAGTACAAGTCTAtccacaaaatcacagaatcacagagcaatttgggctggaagagacctctgaagatcatctagtccaacccccctgctagagcaggatcacctacagtagatcacacaggaacattaTTGTGGTAGTGACAATGACCTGAAGCCACATGAAGAAAACAATATCCAACTGCTCACAAAGTTGTGTGAAATAAGGTGTGCTGCTCCTACCATTGCTCAGAAATCCCCTTGCTTCATGATAAAGTCAGAATCTTCTTCCAGTCTTGCCACAAACATTTGCAGCTGCTTTGTCTTAGAGCTTCGCTTCTTCTCTTGCCTCACTGCTGAGCAAAAGCCCTTGTATGACCAACATggagaatcaccttcctcagctgccctcagcagcaTGTGACGTTAGCATCTGTAACATCAAGACAGGCTGGTGACAATGGAGAACATGTAGCCAGCTGGGATCACACCAGCTGGGATCACAACCAGGTGGTTGGTGGTTCCTGCACAGTTTTTGCGATGCTGCTGGAAAGCCAAGGAGTTGAACAAAGTGGTGATTCAGAATACTTCCTTGTAGTCTTTGCTAATAAATTAATCTAGTTGGACGTGGCTGGTCTCTGTATCCTTTATTTTCAGGTGAGCCACAGTTGTGTGTGACTTCAGTGGTtgtgctgtgaagacaggcagGTGGCAACTGGGCAACGGTTTGTGTGTGGAAGGAAAGTGTCTGCTCCTGTCAGGGTGTCTGCTTGAGGACCTTTTTCAGTATCTTGAGGGATAATAATAAGGAAGCCATGAACAAGAACATCCAGTTAAACAAATCTGATCAGCAAATGATAAGGGAAGCAGTGCTGGGAACCAAGCCTGGTCAGTCACATGAATTGGTGAGCAAGAGGTTGAGAAGGTTTATTCCAGTGAGGTTATCTGATCAGGGAGCTGGTCAACTGGGAAActatgggaaaaaaaggggaaccAAACCCAAAATATACCAAGACACAAGCCTGACAAAACAGACATGGAGCCAATGACAAGAAATAAACCTTGGCAGTGTGAGTGTCTCCTGCAAGGACAAAGTGCTGGTTGCTGGTGAGACCTGTGTCTGCGTGGAGCTGTGGCCAGCTGCCGGAGTCAGACTGGG
The Apus apus isolate bApuApu2 chromosome 3, bApuApu2.pri.cur, whole genome shotgun sequence genome window above contains:
- the LOC127383246 gene encoding interferon-induced very large GTPase 1-like, which produces MGFQEDIQENDEKALLAKRLLAEACEKEGLDDGYWLPKLSEILGVKSREALKHLQYEDYLKLECEVRYPWETKALRKLLELTESNASFEELQKDRLKMVKERQEAARLALKELKEMHKSRSHGKDVIRQKEEALWQAMEIPREFWAAPQESLVDVLENIQKQLEKQESSVDRGENVSDMEVLSRASGGLALQGIYRTSSLADVLAKRDQLIRVPSGFKLAGPEQGSLLERKEFSSSAAEATFTKSIEQLGFSISVSAKAGFWGFNVEAGGDYSSSSRSENTHQSRSEQSYICTTKYQYIPLASCYFQKHQLCLSDAALRELQDIEHLLSITQEADRPNMLKSRCTSFFSRFGSHVNQGPLHFGGIFWWKASTEGFQAEQREEMKRQVSEALNCYVGASYSGFSVSVGVDVDVSKSSSQASSQGRDRRSAHTAVQLYVTHTGGPSQTDSLPQWKMGLVTNNTTWSVIDRGFQLIPVWDIIQFNHCSDFKSVYQMSSSLRAVYEELTNHSIGTMFGDELVSAVEEAKAFMEFVKAWEVTVDENKLLTLIDFKQNLNEKTKNHSVWINVCLSDKALQEFLVNSVLFCKRSPPKNITYIKSLLRCLLDPHIYSVKDFPRSSFIMQWIFHTENMLPETPNVSELEDLTKTLLQMKEHIQEVTYAPETSASAIHEAKIKATLTASLSVYSFLQFLQDRAQKDIELLVLLITTSTGYQVERSTFQYLLGYPEINFMINEMQMGHKEYLNLKDQDIYRAQAFLLLTGLTITPKDKEVSSKQKNERLVFMEHHMKSLWSSEIKTLLEKHSGFKDWEMLENDLHSFINGHFDDTCDDLKKNSIIKDMEDTFQRKEPSNQSKSDSSKSKANQAIANQEFLHLLKRLGLESHYPKKMGTEDFHIIYNTSLHNSQPSKENELPFYFLQKLLTVDYRVRYLTCKDEPNAGLTPVPKNTKEEHEPPDSFDDFFTDLEDEAHESATRESCVHPMDIQMAIFHCADDFMRQYISTKLAFCQFALPLLVPNPCTSQIEFPLWSLSQIKKSWKGVEKSGEQPRITSYKNKLIYQAETPIVSFIRIGRSSSSSKSQILNALLSKQKHDTFFHRHCKGSTKDCLLMKGVVEISWYCPRGSDDDSFDCCVAFCNLRGDVRDHDKQLQFLQEMSAVNVVLVSESDQSDKKGMKILRDLWQSQRPLVCLFTEKENVTAGRSSQNIRIGIKNRNEADLIGELTKTIRDLLGGSNKFLSLDACLDKARKHGFVVDEDTDECVTAKEKAKALMKLLKKEKLFEIKSQLLPLQGKLWYSWCKKDKELTRLQEKRNKSIEHHRSQIESEKSAIRRKQLDKAFPLNELMRSVLGFLESQPADTKKYFLQWMKVFMDDLSSDRLDELKRKYHQLWSEILGIKKSNEKNNLKSLMLVKLEALSNEINDSSIGLEHILREVGQIYEALEAMKSKDKCFVKLPDIAADLMVSGYPIELMDGDASYVPLRWVGAIFDSLIEKLGDKRVFVLSVLGIQSTGKSTLLNAMFGLQFNVSAGRCTRGAFMQLIKVEEKLQQDLNFDYMLVVDTEGLRAIEMANKQSLNHDNELATFVIGIGNMTLINIFGENPSEMQDVLQIAVQAFLRMKQVKLSPSCLFVHQNVGEITAKEQNMEGQRRLQEKLDEMTMIAAQQEFCDISCFSDVIRFDVNTHIHYFAHLWEGNPPMAPPNPTYSQNVQELKSKILQAAKNESPGSVLRLSSLKVRISDLWNALLNENFIFSFKNSVEIAAYKNLETAFSQWTWKLRSHILDVQMKLENKVRNGELQKVTTDYLETLVQETSDAITKDMEKYFSEDRDCEILIQWKVSTERKLKELKESLLLETRKKCENLIELRKSQCKLDERKSEYENELLKKSRQLALSLKGQKLSDKQLRDNFISLWAIWIAEVSSAAPLAEQVDIDVEIEDVLLDHFKEPNLHARIWTFPRHRVFSVDLEKHIATKKRWHIFSRNVDDAEASTIQYITDNIIECVKANIDRKEKEKRDYSRSFIHEILNEVQKGVNSVPSTAKYSFNKDYRIDISLYLCRMAAERFKAMHAAFKKANDPSIYLESKREDFFKCFQISCQGATSITTFAVFLCEKIAPALHQAVYNKTALTIAQDMQGKISDFNGNRSSLEVCILRYLAQEENFQHFKEYLSCPEYFLKNYIESRVKTYCLDGNRRLEKFLENSLTIYYECIQSAVFTSTNIVKDRKDRNDKISLWLDEFCSALGEVLSLPRSELKGIEHQEITDIEFLNNAMAEALAPLREQLQEEFASADMSSFERQPHTILAEQFSGCWEQCPFCGAVCTNTMRNHDGDHQLIFHRPQVLKGYRWHKTDNLVIDICSSSVASDCLFLIGENTWIPYKRYRDAGPPYSTWNISSDPSMQAYWKWFVSHFRTELEKQYNGKFHGKGEIPASWQKITKQEALNELEKL